One part of the Solanum dulcamara chromosome 8, daSolDulc1.2, whole genome shotgun sequence genome encodes these proteins:
- the LOC129899362 gene encoding uncharacterized protein LOC129899362 isoform X4, translating into MEEHLVLRVDRLIAPESLHSLPRPEHTESSGGRTGSQTVGTSSGIDAKKNEDPGAGDEEEPLLQTVECRICQEEDSLKILEIPCGCSGSLKYAHRKCVQRWCDEKGDITCEICHQLYQPGYTALPRPPQSEDTSIDIRGWTVGGTQVDFRDPRLLAMAAAERRLLEANYDEYADSNASGAAFCRSAALILMALLLLRHALIVGDADEDEDDISTFFTLFLLRAAGFLLPCYIIAWAIGILQRRRQRQEAAAEVAFLVQAGQQRGLHGTVAPGPVPPAEPSTTPGRATTPQAAMPPEQVATPHLQPV; encoded by the exons ATGGAAGAACATTTGGTTTTGCGTGTTGACCGTCTCATCGCACCCGAATCTTTGCATTCTCTGCCACGGCCCGAGCATACAGAATCCTCTGGAGGCAGAACTGGCTCTCAGACAGTTGGTACGTCCTCGGGTATTGATGCTAAGAAGAATGAAGATCCAGGAGCTGGAGATGAAGAAGAGCCATTACTTCAGACTGTGGAATGTCGGATTTGCCAGGAAGAAGATAGCTTGAAAATTTTGGAGATTCCTTGTGGTTGCAGTGGCAGCTTGAAG TATGCTCATAGAAAATGTGTTCAGCGCTGGTGTGATGAGAAGGGAGATATAACTTGCGAGATTTGCCATCAG CTTTATCAACCTGGCTATACTGCTCTCCCCCGGCCTCCTCAATCTGAAGATACATCCATTGACATCAG AGGTTGGACAGTGGGTGGCACTCAGGTCGACTTTCGTGATCCTCGACTTCTTGCAATGGCTGCTGCGGAACGCCGTCTTCTAGAGGCTAACTATGATGAATATGCAGATTCAAATGCTAGTGGAGCTGCATTTTGTCGTTCTGCTGCTTTAATT TTAATGGCCCTTCTGTTATTGAGGCATGCTCTGATAGTTGGAGATGCtgatgaggatgaggatgaTATTTCCACCTTTTTCACT CTTTTCCTGCTCCGTGCTGCCGGTTTTCTTTTACCTTGTTACATTATAGCTTGGGCTATCGGTATATTGCAGCGTCGCAGGCAAAGACAG GAGGCAGCAGCTGAAGTTGCTTTCCTGGTGCAGGCAGGGCAGCAAAGGGGTTTGCATGGCACAGTCGCACCTGGACCTGTACCGCCAGCAGAACCTTCAACAACACCAGGACGGGCAACAACTCCTCAGGCGGCAATGCCACCAGAACAGGTGGCAACTCCTCATCTACAACCCGTATGA
- the LOC129899362 gene encoding uncharacterized protein LOC129899362 isoform X2 — protein MEEHLVLRVDRLIAPESLHSLPRPEHTESSGGRTGSQTVGTSSGIDAKKNEDPGAGDEEEPLLQTVECRICQEEDSLKILEIPCGCSGSLKYAHRKCVQRWCDEKGDITCEICHQLYQPGYTALPRPPQSEDTSIDISRGWTVGGTQVDFRDPRLLAMAAAERRLLEANYDEYADSNASGAAFCRSAALILMALLLLRHALIVGDADEDEDDISTFFTLFLLRAAGFLLPCYIIAWAIGILQRRRQRQEAAAEVAFLVQAGQQRGLHGTVAPGPVPPAEPSTTPGRATTPQAAMPPEQVATPHLQPV, from the exons ATGGAAGAACATTTGGTTTTGCGTGTTGACCGTCTCATCGCACCCGAATCTTTGCATTCTCTGCCACGGCCCGAGCATACAGAATCCTCTGGAGGCAGAACTGGCTCTCAGACAGTTGGTACGTCCTCGGGTATTGATGCTAAGAAGAATGAAGATCCAGGAGCTGGAGATGAAGAAGAGCCATTACTTCAGACTGTGGAATGTCGGATTTGCCAGGAAGAAGATAGCTTGAAAATTTTGGAGATTCCTTGTGGTTGCAGTGGCAGCTTGAAG TATGCTCATAGAAAATGTGTTCAGCGCTGGTGTGATGAGAAGGGAGATATAACTTGCGAGATTTGCCATCAG CTTTATCAACCTGGCTATACTGCTCTCCCCCGGCCTCCTCAATCTGAAGATACATCCATTGACATCAG TAGAGGTTGGACAGTGGGTGGCACTCAGGTCGACTTTCGTGATCCTCGACTTCTTGCAATGGCTGCTGCGGAACGCCGTCTTCTAGAGGCTAACTATGATGAATATGCAGATTCAAATGCTAGTGGAGCTGCATTTTGTCGTTCTGCTGCTTTAATT TTAATGGCCCTTCTGTTATTGAGGCATGCTCTGATAGTTGGAGATGCtgatgaggatgaggatgaTATTTCCACCTTTTTCACT CTTTTCCTGCTCCGTGCTGCCGGTTTTCTTTTACCTTGTTACATTATAGCTTGGGCTATCGGTATATTGCAGCGTCGCAGGCAAAGACAG GAGGCAGCAGCTGAAGTTGCTTTCCTGGTGCAGGCAGGGCAGCAAAGGGGTTTGCATGGCACAGTCGCACCTGGACCTGTACCGCCAGCAGAACCTTCAACAACACCAGGACGGGCAACAACTCCTCAGGCGGCAATGCCACCAGAACAGGTGGCAACTCCTCATCTACAACCCGTATGA
- the LOC129899362 gene encoding uncharacterized protein LOC129899362 isoform X1, whose translation MEEHLVLRVDRLIAPESLHSLPRPEHTESSGGRTGSQTVGTSSGIDAKKNEDPGAGDEEEPLLQTVECRICQEEDSLKILEIPCGCSGSLKYAHRKCVQRWCDEKGDITCEICHQLYQPGYTALPRPPQSEDTSIDISRGWTVGGTQVDFRDPRLLAMAAAERRLLEANYDEYADSNASGAAFCRSAALILMALLLLRHALIVGDADEDEDDISTFFTLFLLRAAGFLLPCYIIAWAIGILQRRRQRQQEAAAEVAFLVQAGQQRGLHGTVAPGPVPPAEPSTTPGRATTPQAAMPPEQVATPHLQPV comes from the exons ATGGAAGAACATTTGGTTTTGCGTGTTGACCGTCTCATCGCACCCGAATCTTTGCATTCTCTGCCACGGCCCGAGCATACAGAATCCTCTGGAGGCAGAACTGGCTCTCAGACAGTTGGTACGTCCTCGGGTATTGATGCTAAGAAGAATGAAGATCCAGGAGCTGGAGATGAAGAAGAGCCATTACTTCAGACTGTGGAATGTCGGATTTGCCAGGAAGAAGATAGCTTGAAAATTTTGGAGATTCCTTGTGGTTGCAGTGGCAGCTTGAAG TATGCTCATAGAAAATGTGTTCAGCGCTGGTGTGATGAGAAGGGAGATATAACTTGCGAGATTTGCCATCAG CTTTATCAACCTGGCTATACTGCTCTCCCCCGGCCTCCTCAATCTGAAGATACATCCATTGACATCAG TAGAGGTTGGACAGTGGGTGGCACTCAGGTCGACTTTCGTGATCCTCGACTTCTTGCAATGGCTGCTGCGGAACGCCGTCTTCTAGAGGCTAACTATGATGAATATGCAGATTCAAATGCTAGTGGAGCTGCATTTTGTCGTTCTGCTGCTTTAATT TTAATGGCCCTTCTGTTATTGAGGCATGCTCTGATAGTTGGAGATGCtgatgaggatgaggatgaTATTTCCACCTTTTTCACT CTTTTCCTGCTCCGTGCTGCCGGTTTTCTTTTACCTTGTTACATTATAGCTTGGGCTATCGGTATATTGCAGCGTCGCAGGCAAAGACAG CAGGAGGCAGCAGCTGAAGTTGCTTTCCTGGTGCAGGCAGGGCAGCAAAGGGGTTTGCATGGCACAGTCGCACCTGGACCTGTACCGCCAGCAGAACCTTCAACAACACCAGGACGGGCAACAACTCCTCAGGCGGCAATGCCACCAGAACAGGTGGCAACTCCTCATCTACAACCCGTATGA
- the LOC129899362 gene encoding uncharacterized protein LOC129899362 isoform X5: MEEHLVLRVDRLIAPESLHSLPRPEHTESSGGRTGSQTVGTSSGIDAKKNEDPGAGDEEEPLLQTVECRICQEEDSLKILEIPCGCSGSLKYAHRKCVQRWCDEKGDITCEICHQLYQPGYTALPRPPQSEDTSIDISRGWTVGGTQVDFRDPRLLAMAAAERRLLEANYDEYADSNASGAAFCRSAALILMALLLLRHALIVGDADEDEDDISTFFTLFLLRAAGFLLPCYIIAWAIGILQRRRQRQAGQQRGLHGTVAPGPVPPAEPSTTPGRATTPQAAMPPEQVATPHLQPV, translated from the exons ATGGAAGAACATTTGGTTTTGCGTGTTGACCGTCTCATCGCACCCGAATCTTTGCATTCTCTGCCACGGCCCGAGCATACAGAATCCTCTGGAGGCAGAACTGGCTCTCAGACAGTTGGTACGTCCTCGGGTATTGATGCTAAGAAGAATGAAGATCCAGGAGCTGGAGATGAAGAAGAGCCATTACTTCAGACTGTGGAATGTCGGATTTGCCAGGAAGAAGATAGCTTGAAAATTTTGGAGATTCCTTGTGGTTGCAGTGGCAGCTTGAAG TATGCTCATAGAAAATGTGTTCAGCGCTGGTGTGATGAGAAGGGAGATATAACTTGCGAGATTTGCCATCAG CTTTATCAACCTGGCTATACTGCTCTCCCCCGGCCTCCTCAATCTGAAGATACATCCATTGACATCAG TAGAGGTTGGACAGTGGGTGGCACTCAGGTCGACTTTCGTGATCCTCGACTTCTTGCAATGGCTGCTGCGGAACGCCGTCTTCTAGAGGCTAACTATGATGAATATGCAGATTCAAATGCTAGTGGAGCTGCATTTTGTCGTTCTGCTGCTTTAATT TTAATGGCCCTTCTGTTATTGAGGCATGCTCTGATAGTTGGAGATGCtgatgaggatgaggatgaTATTTCCACCTTTTTCACT CTTTTCCTGCTCCGTGCTGCCGGTTTTCTTTTACCTTGTTACATTATAGCTTGGGCTATCGGTATATTGCAGCGTCGCAGGCAAAGACAG GCAGGGCAGCAAAGGGGTTTGCATGGCACAGTCGCACCTGGACCTGTACCGCCAGCAGAACCTTCAACAACACCAGGACGGGCAACAACTCCTCAGGCGGCAATGCCACCAGAACAGGTGGCAACTCCTCATCTACAACCCGTATGA
- the LOC129899365 gene encoding gibberellin-regulated protein 6-like translates to MAKIVLVLLLALFAIFMLATTVMAANGKHHHAKKYGPGSLMPSQCLPQCTRRCSKTQYHKPCMFFCQKCCNKCLCVPPGTYGNKAVCPCYNNWKTKEGGPKCP, encoded by the exons ATGGCCAAGATTGTTTTAGTTCTCCTTTTGGCCCTCTTTGCCATCTTCATGCTTGCTACCACTGTTATGGCTGCAAATGGCAAACACCACCATGCT AAAAAATACGGACCAGGGAGCTTGATGCCCTCAC AATGTCTACCACAATGTACGAGAAGGTGTAGCAAGACACAGTACCACAAGCCATGCATGTTTTTCTGCCAAAAATGCTGCAACAAGTGTTTGTGTGTTCCACCTGGTACCTATGGAAACAAGGCTGTTTGTCCCTGTTACAACAATTGGAAGACCAAGGAAGGAGGACCCAAATGCCCTTAA
- the LOC129899362 gene encoding uncharacterized protein LOC129899362 isoform X3, giving the protein MEEHLVLRVDRLIAPESLHSLPRPEHTESSGGRTGSQTVGTSSGIDAKKNEDPGAGDEEEPLLQTVECRICQEEDSLKILEIPCGCSGSLKYAHRKCVQRWCDEKGDITCEICHQLYQPGYTALPRPPQSEDTSIDIRGWTVGGTQVDFRDPRLLAMAAAERRLLEANYDEYADSNASGAAFCRSAALILMALLLLRHALIVGDADEDEDDISTFFTLFLLRAAGFLLPCYIIAWAIGILQRRRQRQQEAAAEVAFLVQAGQQRGLHGTVAPGPVPPAEPSTTPGRATTPQAAMPPEQVATPHLQPV; this is encoded by the exons ATGGAAGAACATTTGGTTTTGCGTGTTGACCGTCTCATCGCACCCGAATCTTTGCATTCTCTGCCACGGCCCGAGCATACAGAATCCTCTGGAGGCAGAACTGGCTCTCAGACAGTTGGTACGTCCTCGGGTATTGATGCTAAGAAGAATGAAGATCCAGGAGCTGGAGATGAAGAAGAGCCATTACTTCAGACTGTGGAATGTCGGATTTGCCAGGAAGAAGATAGCTTGAAAATTTTGGAGATTCCTTGTGGTTGCAGTGGCAGCTTGAAG TATGCTCATAGAAAATGTGTTCAGCGCTGGTGTGATGAGAAGGGAGATATAACTTGCGAGATTTGCCATCAG CTTTATCAACCTGGCTATACTGCTCTCCCCCGGCCTCCTCAATCTGAAGATACATCCATTGACATCAG AGGTTGGACAGTGGGTGGCACTCAGGTCGACTTTCGTGATCCTCGACTTCTTGCAATGGCTGCTGCGGAACGCCGTCTTCTAGAGGCTAACTATGATGAATATGCAGATTCAAATGCTAGTGGAGCTGCATTTTGTCGTTCTGCTGCTTTAATT TTAATGGCCCTTCTGTTATTGAGGCATGCTCTGATAGTTGGAGATGCtgatgaggatgaggatgaTATTTCCACCTTTTTCACT CTTTTCCTGCTCCGTGCTGCCGGTTTTCTTTTACCTTGTTACATTATAGCTTGGGCTATCGGTATATTGCAGCGTCGCAGGCAAAGACAG CAGGAGGCAGCAGCTGAAGTTGCTTTCCTGGTGCAGGCAGGGCAGCAAAGGGGTTTGCATGGCACAGTCGCACCTGGACCTGTACCGCCAGCAGAACCTTCAACAACACCAGGACGGGCAACAACTCCTCAGGCGGCAATGCCACCAGAACAGGTGGCAACTCCTCATCTACAACCCGTATGA
- the LOC129899364 gene encoding uncharacterized protein LOC129899364, whose amino-acid sequence MAISSQFIIQLAIMTTSKTKLSMKLLIDTKAKKVLFAEADKNCVDFLFHILSLPVATVIKLLKKKGMNYGCLPKLYDSVENLNDTYIQSKDILLKPKSSVIGISSSPFLSINDVPTTQKTFYTCSNYNYDRHNTVSDDPTALCTSCNYPMSSRLTYVAPRFASGAVPSTSGFVKDMVTYMVMDDLVIKPMSTISSITLLNKFNVKDVSFLQEEVVNFGMEEALNLLKASFESKTVLTSVFMSLIEVSK is encoded by the exons ATGGCAATTTCCTCCCAATTTATTATCCAGTTAGCCAtaatgacgacttctaagaccAAATTGAGCATGAAGCTATTGATTGACACCAAGGCTAAAAAAGTACTATTTGCGGAGGCTGATAAGAATTGTGTGGATTTCTTGTTTCACATCCTCTCATTACCAGTGGCAACCGTCATTAAGCTCCTTAAGAAGAAAGGGATGAATTATGGATGCTTGCCTAAACTCTATGACAGCGTAGAAAATCTAAACGACACCTATATTCAGTCGAAGGACATACTTCTAAAACCCAAGTCATCAGTAATTGGGATCTCTTCCAGTCCTTTTCTGTCGATTAATGACGTTCCGACGACACAGAAGACCTTTTATACCTGTTCCAACTATAATTATGACCGTCACAATACTGTTTCTGATGACCCTACTGCTCTATGTACAAGCTGTAACTATCCCATGTCATCAAGGTTGACATATGTTGCTCCACGGTTTGCTAGTGGAGCTGTGCCATCAACAAGTGGTTTTGTGAAGGATATGGTGACATACATGGTGATGGATGACTTGGTGATTAAGCCTATGTCCACTATTTCTAGCATTACTCTTCTCAACAAGTTCAATGTCAAAGATGTTAGTTTTCTGCAGGAGGAAGTTGTTAATTTTGGAATGGAAGAG GCGCTGAACTTGCTCAAGGCATCCTTCGAGTCGAAAACAGTCTTGACTAGTGTTTTTATGAGCCTCATAGAAGTGTCGAAATAG
- the LOC129899363 gene encoding uncharacterized protein LOC129899363, whose product MDPTKAIVTIKATMAISSQFIIQLAIMTTSETKLSMKLLIDTKAKKVLFAEADKNCVDFLFHILSLPVATVIKLLKEKGMNYGCLHKLYDSVENLNDTYIQSKDILLKPKSSVIGISSSPFLSINDVPTTQKTFYTCSNSNNYNHHYTVSDDPSATCTSCNYAMSSRLTYVAPPIASGAVPSTSGFVKDMVTYMVMDDLVIKPMSTISSITLLNKFNVKDVSFLQEEVVNFGMEEALNLLKASFESKTVLTSVFMSLIEVSK is encoded by the exons atggaccccacgaaAGCCATTGTGACTATAAAAGCGACAATGGCAATTTCCTCCCAATTTATCATCCAGTTAGCCATAATGACGACTTCTGAGACCAAATTGAGCATGAAGCTATTGATTGACACCAAGGCTAAAAAAGTACTATTTGCGGAGGCTGATAAGAATTGTGTGGATTTCTTGTTTCACATTCTCTCATTACCAGTGGCAACCGTCATTAAGCTCCTTAAGGAGAAAGGGATGAATTATGGATGCTTGCATAAACTCTATGACAGCGTAGAAAATCTAAACGACACCTATATTCAGTCGAAGGACATCCTTCTAAAACCCAAGTCATCAGTAATTGGGATCTCTTCCAGTCCTTTTCTATCGATAAATGACGTTCCGACGACACAGAAGACCTTTTATACCTGTTCCAATTCCAATAATTATAACCATCACTATACTGTTTCAGATGACCCTAGTGCTACATGTACAAGCTGTAACTATGCCATGTCATCAAGGTTGACGTATGTTGCTCCACCGATTGCTAGTGGAGCTGTGCCATCAACAAGTGGTTTTGTGAAGGATATGGTGACATACATGGTGATGGATGACTTGGTGATTAAGCCTATGTCCACTATTTCTAGCATTACTCTTCTCAACAAGTTCAATGTCAAAGATGTTAGTTTTCTGCAAGAGGAAGTTGTTAATTTTGGAATGGAAGAG GCGCTGAACTTGCTCAAGGCATCCTTCGAGTCGAAAACAGTCTTGACTAGTGTTTTTATGAGCCTCATAGAAGTGTCGAAATAG